The stretch of DNA GCTCGCGCTGCAGCTCGACGAGCTCATCGCCGGGGTCGGGCCCGACCGCGAGCTGGTGGCGCGCGACTACCTGCCGAGCGGGGGCCGCCGCCAGCGCGACGTCCCCGAGGTCCTCGGCGAGCTCGACGCCCTCTCCGCGGGCGACCTCATCGACCTGTCGGCGGTGGCCCGGGCCCTGGGCTGGACGACGGCGGGCGACGGCCTGGACGCCGCGGTGAGCCCGCGCGGCTACCGGCTGCTCGCGAAGGTGCCGCGCCTGCCGGCGAGCGTCGTGGACGGCCTCGTCGAGCACTTCGGCAGCCTGCAGAAGCTGCTCGCCGCCGGCATCGACGACCTGCAGGCCGTCGACGGCGTCGGCGAGTCCCGGGCGCGCACGGTGCGCGAGGGCCTGTCCCGCCTCGCGGAGTCCTCGATCCTCGAGCGCTACGTCTGAGCGTGCCCGCCTCGCCGCTGCACGCGCCGGTCCTGGCCTGGTACGACCGCTGCGCCCGCGACCTGCCCTGGCGCGCCCCCGACCGCACCCCCTGGGGCGTGCTCGTCAGCGAGGCGATGCTCCAGCAGACGCCCGTCGCGCGGGTCCTGCCCGTGTGGCGGGAGTGGGCGGCGCGCTGGCCGACGCCCGCGGCCCTCGCGGCCGAGGCGCCCGGCGAGGCGGTGCGCGCCTGGGGTCGGCTGGGCTACCCGCGCCGCGCGCTGCGCCTGCACGCCGCGGCCGTGGCGGTCGTCGAGCGGCACGGCGGGGAGGTCCCGGCGGCGTACGACGACCTGCGGGCCCTGCCGGGCGTCGGCGCGTACACCGCGGCGGCGGTCGCCTCCTTCGCCTTCAGCGGGCGCCACGCGGTCGTCGACACCAACGTGCGCCGGGTCCAGGCCCGGGCCGTCACCGGGGCGGAGCACCCGGCGCCGGCGCAGACCGCCGCCGAGCTGCGCGTCGCCGAGGCGCTGGTGCCCGACGACGCCGGGCAGGCGGCCCGCTGGGCGGTCGCGGTCATGGAGCTGGGCGCGCTGGTCTGCACGGCGCGCGCGCCGCGCTGCGCCGACTGCCCCGTCCGCGCGCTCTGCGCCTGGCAGCTCGCGGGGCGCCCCGCCTACGACGGCCCGCCGCGCCGGGGGCAGGCGTACGCCGGCACCGACCGCCAGGTCCGCGGCCTGCTGCTCGGCGTGCTCCGCGAGGCCGAGGGGCCGGTGCCCCGGGCCGCCCTCGACGCGGTGTGGCCGCGCGACCCGCTGCAGCGCGCCCGGGCCCTCGACGGCCTCGTCGCGGACGGGCTGGTCGAGCCGCTGGAGGGCGGGGCGTACGCCCTGCCCGGCGCGCCGCGACGCTGAGCGCGCCGCTCAGCCGTCGGCCGGGTGCGGCGCCACCGGCACCGGGGCGGCGAGCCGGGCCTCGCAGAGGGCGGCGAGCGCCTCGTACGCGGGGTCGCCCATGAGGGCGCGCAGCTCGGCGGCGTTGGCGACGTAGACCGGCTCGAGCCCGACGTGCGCCTCGGTGTTCGACGAGCAGTACCAGTCGAGGTCGTGCCCGCCCGGTCCCCAGCCGCGGCGGTCGTACTCGCCGATGGTGACCTCGAGGTACGACGTGTCGTCGGGCCGCTCGACGGTCCGGTACGCGCGGCGCAGCGGCAGCTGCCAGCAGACGTCGGGCTTGGTCTCGAGGTAGTGCCGCCCCTGGCGCAGGGCGAGGGCGTGCAGCGCGCAGCCCTCGCCGCCGGCGAACCCCGGCCGGTTGAGGAAGACGCAGGCGCCGTCGACGACCGCCGTCTTGCGCGCGCCGTCGGGCTCGCGGGCGACCCACCGCCTGCGGTGGTGCTGCCACGTCGCGGGGGTCAGGTCGGCGGCGGCGGCGCGCACCCGCGCCTCGTCGTCGGCGTCGGCGAAGTGCGCGCCGAGCGTGCAGCACCCCGCGTCGGGCGCGTCGGCGTAGATCCCGCGGCAGCCGCGGCCGAAGACGCACGTCCAGCGCGAGGTCAGCCAGGTGAGGTCGCAGCGGAAGACCTGGTCGGGGTCCGCCGGGTCGACGAGCTCGACCCAGGCGCGGGGGAAGTCGAGCAGGACCTCGGGCACCGCACCACCCTACGTACCGGCCGTGGCGCTCGCCGCGGTCGCGCCACCTACGCTGGGCACCATGGCGTCGACCGCGGACCCGCGCCCGAGCGTCGCGCTGTCCACGGCGAGCTGCTACCCCGAGTCGTGCACGGCCGCGTTCGAGCTCGCGGCGCGGCTCGGGTACGACGGCGTCGAGGTCATGGTCTGGACGGACCCGGTGAGCCAGGACGTGGACGCGCTGCGCGCCCTGTCCGACCACTACCAGCTCCCGGTGCTGGCCATCCACAGCCCGTGCCTGCTCATCACCCAGCGGGTCTGGACCGCCGACCCCTGGACCAAGCTGCAGCGCTCGCGCGAGGCGGCCGAGGCGCTCGGGGCGCGCACGGTGGTGGTGCACCCGCCGTTCCGCTGGCAGCGCGAGTACGCCCGGGAGTTCATAGCCGGCATCCACCGCATGCGCGACGAGACCGACGTGCTCTTCGCGGTGGAGAACATGTTCCCCTGGCGCGCCGGGCAGCGGGAGGTGCGCGCGTACCTGCCGGGGTGGGACCCCACGGACGACGACTACGCGAGCTTCACCCTCGACCTGTCCCACACGAGCGTCAGCGGCAGCGACGCGCTCGACATGCTCGACCGGATGGGCGACCGGCTCGGGCACGTGCACATGGCCGACGGGTCGGGGTCGAACCGCGACGAGCACCTCGTGCCCGGGCGCGGCACGCAGCCCTGCGCGGAGGTGCTGGAGCAGCTCGCCCTGCGCGGGTTCACCGGTTCGGTGGTCATGGAGGTGTCGACCCGGCGCGCGGCGCGCGAGCAGCGCGAGGTGGACCTGGCCGAGGCGCTGGCGTACGCGCGGCTGCACCTGGCGGCCGCGGGCACCCCGTGACGGGGGTGCGCCGGGGCCGGCGCGCGGGCGGGGTCGACACCCGCGGCGCGATCCTCGCCGCCGCGCGCCAGGAGTTCGCCGCCCACGGCTACGACCGCGCCTCGGTGCGCGGCATCGCCCGCGCGGCCGGGGTGGACCCGTCGCTGGTGCACCACTACTTCGACGGCGGCAAGGAGCAGGTGTTCCTCGCCGCGATGGAGCTGCCCGTCGACCCCGCCACGGCCGTGCCGGCGCTGGTCGCGGGACCGCACGACGGGCTCGGGGAGCGGCTCGTGCGCTTCATGCTCTCCGTCTGGGGCGACCCCCGCTCGCGCACGCCGTTCCTCGCGCTGCTGCGCTCGGCGACGACCTCCGAGGCGGGCGCCCTGCTGCTGCGCCAGTTCGTCACCCGCGCGCTGCTGGCGCGCATCGCGGCCACCCTCGACCTGCCGGACCGCGAGCTGCGCGTCGAGGCGGCGGCGGCCCAGCTCGTCGGGCTCGCCCTCCTGCGGTACGTCGTCCGGGTCGAGCCGCTCGCCTCCGCCTCCGACGACGAGGTGGTCGCGCTCGTCGCGCCGACGGTGCAGCGCTACCTGTCGCCCTGAGCCGGCCCTGACGTCGCCGGCCGGCGCGGCTCGCCCGCGTACGTCCCGAACGACCACAGCCCGCCCTCCGGGTCGCGGACCGCGACCTCACGGCTGCCGTAGTCCTGCTCCACGGGCCCGCGGACCGCCGCGCCGAGCCCGCGGGCGCGCTCGGCGACGGCGTCGGGGTCGGCGGTGACGACGTACACGGCCGCCGACCCGGGCGGCGCGGGCCACGCGTCGTCGGGGTCCTCGCGCACCGAGCCGAGCATCACCCCGCCACCCTCGGGCCAGTCGAGCTGCGCGTGGTCGACGCGCCCGCCCTCGCCGTGGCGCGCGGTCTCCTCGAAGCCGAGGCCGACGAGGAAGCGGATCATGCCGGGGGCGTCCTGGGCGCGCAGGGCGGGCCAGACGCCGGGGGACGGGTGCGCATCGCTCATGCCGTCGAGCCTGGCGCACCGGCACCGGCCGCGTCTTGGACGGACCGGAGCGCGCCGCCGGCGCGCTCGTCGGCGAGCCAGCGGGTGGGCGGGGCGCCGGCGAGCTCGCGGAAGTCGCGGGCGAGGTGGGCCTGGTCGGCGTACCCGCACCGCGCGGCGACCTCCGCCACGCTGCCCGCCCCGGGGCGCTGGAGCAGCCGGCGGGCCCGGTCGAACCGGACGACGCGGCCCGCCTGCTTGGGGGACAGCCCGACCTCGGCGCGGAAGCGCGCGCGCAGGTGCCGCTCGCCCCAGCCGACGTCCGCGCACAGCGCCGCCACGCTCGTGCGGCCGCCGCTGCGGCGCAGCAGCGCCCAGGCGCGGCGCACCTCCGGGGACGGCTCCGCGGGCGGCGCCGCGGCGAGCCACCGCTGGAGCACGGCGAACCGCGCCGGCCAGTCGGGCGCCTCGCCCAGCCGCTCGCGCAGCCGGCGGGCGCGCGGGCCGAGGACGTCCTCGGCGTGCACGTCGCGCCCGGCCAGCGCGCCCGCCGGCAGCCCGAGCACCGCCCGGGCGCCCAGCGGGTCGAGCTCGAGCTGCACGCCGGACTGGCGCCCGTCGTGCACGACCAGCGCGGGCCTCGTGTGCAGGCCGCCGAGGAGCCCCTCGTACGCCCCCGGCGGGTCGCGCGGGTCGGGGTGCTCGGCGAGGTGCAGCGGCTCGTCGAGGGTGAGGATCACCGTGAGGGCGGGGCTCGGCAGCCCGCGGTGGCGCCCGGGCCCGCCGCCCGCCTCCCGCCACCCGCTCGCCGCACCTGCCAGGTGCCGCAGCGGCGCCGGCGGGCGCCAGCGCACCAGCTCGCTCACCGGCTCCACGGGCCCATCGTGCTGCGGCGGCGGCGCGGGCGTAACCCCTCGCCGGGGGTTGACGCCGGGCGGGTGAGGGCGCACATTCACCACATGATGAATTACGAGCGGGGACCGGCCGTCCGGGTGCGCGGCCTGCGGGTGGTGCGCGGCGGGCGGGAGGTGCTGCCCGGGCTCGACCTCGAGGTCCCGCGGGGCAGCGTCACCGGCCTGCTGGGGCCCAGCGGGTGCGGCAAGTCGACGCTGCTGCGGGCGGTCGTGGGGGTGCAGCTCGTCGCCGGCGGGACGGTCCAGGTCCTGGGCCGGCCGGCGGGCGACCCCGACCTGCGCCGGCGCGTCGCGTACGTGACCCAGGCGCCGTCGGTCTACCCGGACCTCACGGTCGGGGAGAACCTGCGCTACGTCGCGGCGCTGCTCGGCGCGCCCGCGGGGGACGTCGAGCGGGTCGCGGGGGAGGTCGGGCTCGACGCGCGCCTGGACGACCGCGTCCAGCGGCTCTCCGGCGGGCAGCGCAGCCGCGTCTCGCTCGCCGCCGCGCTGCTCGGCGCGCCGGAGCTGCTCGTGCTCGACGAGCCGACGGTGGGGCTGGACCCGGTGCTGCGCCGCGAGCTCTGGTCGCTGTTCCACCGCCTGGCCGGGCAGGGCCGCACCCTGCTGGTGTCCAGCCACGTCATGGACGAGGCCGAGCGCTGCGACCGGCTGCTGCTCATGCGCGACGGGCGGTTGCTCGCCGAGGACGCACCCGGCGCGCTGCGCCGTCGCACGGGCACCGCGACCGTGGAGGACGCGTTCCTCGCCCTGCTCGAGCGGGACCTCGCGGGGGCCGGGCGATGAGCGCGACCACCGCGACCGCCGGGCGGGTGCTCACCCAGGTCCGCCACGACCACCGCACGCTCGCGCTGCTGCTCGTCGTGCCGGCCGTCCTCATGGGGCTGCTCGCCTGGGTCTACGCGGACACCCCCGAGGTCTTCGACCGGGTCGGGCCCGGGCTGCTCGGCGTCTTCCCGCTCGTCGTCATGTTCCTCGTGACGTCCGTGGCGACGCTGCGCGAGCGCACCGGCGGCACCCTGGAGCGCCTCATGACCCTGCCGCTCGGCAAGGGCGCCTTCGTCGGCGGGTACGCCCTCGCCTTCGGCCTGCTCGCCGCCGCGCAGGCCCTCGTGGTGAGCGCGCTGGCCCTGACGGTGTACGGCCTCGACGTCGCCGGTCCGGTGTGGGCGGTGGTCGGCGTCGCCGTGCTCGACGCGCTGCTCGGGACGGCGCTCGGCCTGCTCGTCAGCGCGTTCGCCGCCTCGGAGTTCCAGGCCGTGCAGTTCATGCCGGCGGTCGTGCTGCCGCAGCTGCTGCTGAGCGGGCTGCTGCAGCCCGTCGACCGGCTCCCCGGCGCCCTCGAGGCCGTCGCGCACCTGCTGCCCATGACGTACGCCGTCGAGGCGATGGGCGCCATCGCCCGCTCGGGCGTCGACGGGGAGGTCCTGCTCGACGCGGCCGTCGTCGGCGGCGCGGCGCTGCTCGCGCTCGTCGCGGGCGCGGCGACGCTGCGGCGCCGGACCGCCTGAGGGTGCCCCTCAGCCGGCACCGGACCGCCTGGGGGTGCCCCTCAGCCGGCGCCGGACCGCCTGGGGGTGCCCCTCGTGCCGCCCGCCCGGCCCGGCCGGCTCAGCCGCCGGAGCGCCGGACGTCCGCGTCGTGGTCCGCCTCGCCGACCGCCGCGCCGTCCCCGTCCGTCGCGCCGGCGGCGGTGCCGCCGTCCGGGTCCAGCAGCCCGCCGAGGTCGGGGGCGCCGCCGCCGGACGCCCCGCTCGCGCGCGCGTCCTCCTGCGCGTCGGCCGCGCCGACCGGCACGCCTGGGCCCTCGTCGTCCTCGCGCAGGCCCATGACCCGCTGCACGACGTCGTCGCCGCCGTCGCCGCCGTCGCCGCCGTCGCCCCCGTCGCCCCGGTCCGTCGGGTCCGTCACGTCCACCACAGCCCTCACCGCCCTCAGCTCGCCCGTGGGGGAGGCGTACCCGCGGCTCAGGCGGCCGATGCCGCGAAGAGGTCGGCGGTGCGCCCCACGAGCGCGGTCAGCTCGTCCGGCCCCTCGACGGTGAAGGGAGCGCCGACCCCGGCGAGGAGCATGAGCGGCCACTGCAGGTCGTCCACGCCCATGCGCACCCGGCACGACCCGGCGTCGACGTCCTCCACCTGGCCCCAGCGCGACACCGCCCGGCGCACCTCGTCGCCGGGGGCGCGCACGAGCACCCGGACGTCGTACCGGGTGGGCAGGGCGTCGAACGAGGCCCGGACGAACGCGGCCGGGTCGCCCCCGGGCACCTCGCGCGGGCGGAACCGCGCGCCCGTGGGCAGGGGGTCGCGCAGGCGGTCGACGCGGAAGCTGCGCCAGTCGTGCCGCTCCACGTCCCAGGCGAGGAGGTACCACCGCCGGCCGAGGGCGACGAGGCGGTGCGGCTCGACGTGCCGGGCGGCGGCGGGGCGGCCGCGGGGCTCGTACGCGAACCGGACGCGCTCGGCGTCGCGGCACGCCTGGGCGAGGGCGGTCAGCGCGGCGGCGTCGACGGTGGGCCCGGACGGGACGAGCGTCGACGTCGCCGAGCGCAGCGCGTCGGCCCGGCGCCGCAGCCGGGGCGGCATGACCTGCACGACCTTGGCGAGGGCGCGCACGGCGCTCTCCTCGATCCCCGCGACCGACCCGCCGGCCGCCGTGGCGAGGCCCACGGCGATGGCGACCGCCTCCTCGTCGTCGAGCAGGAGCGGGGGCAGCGCCGCGCCGGCCTGCAGCTGGTAGCCGCCGCCGCTGCCCCGCTCGGAGCGCACCGGGTAGCCGAGCCCGCGCAGGCGGTCCACGTCGCGGCGCAGCGTCCGCGGGCTCACCTCGAGCCGGTCGGCCAGCTCGGTGCCCGGCCAGTAGCGGTGGGTCTGCAGCAGGGACAGCAGCTGGAGCATCCGCGCGCTCGTCGACATGGCCCCGAGCCTAGGTCGAGCAGCGGACAGGACCTGACCGCAAGCCGGCCTAGCGTCCACGCCATGGACGACACGATGATCCGCACCGAGGCGCTGGCCCGGACCTTCACCCGCGGCGGGACGACCGTCGAGGCCGTGCGCGGGCTCGACCTGCAGGTGGCGCGCGGCGAGCTCGTCG from Vallicoccus soli encodes:
- a CDS encoding A/G-specific adenine glycosylase, with product MPASPLHAPVLAWYDRCARDLPWRAPDRTPWGVLVSEAMLQQTPVARVLPVWREWAARWPTPAALAAEAPGEAVRAWGRLGYPRRALRLHAAAVAVVERHGGEVPAAYDDLRALPGVGAYTAAAVASFAFSGRHAVVDTNVRRVQARAVTGAEHPAPAQTAAELRVAEALVPDDAGQAARWAVAVMELGALVCTARAPRCADCPVRALCAWQLAGRPAYDGPPRRGQAYAGTDRQVRGLLLGVLREAEGPVPRAALDAVWPRDPLQRARALDGLVADGLVEPLEGGAYALPGAPRR
- a CDS encoding sugar phosphate isomerase/epimerase family protein, which encodes MASTADPRPSVALSTASCYPESCTAAFELAARLGYDGVEVMVWTDPVSQDVDALRALSDHYQLPVLAIHSPCLLITQRVWTADPWTKLQRSREAAEALGARTVVVHPPFRWQREYAREFIAGIHRMRDETDVLFAVENMFPWRAGQREVRAYLPGWDPTDDDYASFTLDLSHTSVSGSDALDMLDRMGDRLGHVHMADGSGSNRDEHLVPGRGTQPCAEVLEQLALRGFTGSVVMEVSTRRAAREQREVDLAEALAYARLHLAAAGTP
- a CDS encoding TetR family transcriptional regulator, whose product is MTGVRRGRRAGGVDTRGAILAAARQEFAAHGYDRASVRGIARAAGVDPSLVHHYFDGGKEQVFLAAMELPVDPATAVPALVAGPHDGLGERLVRFMLSVWGDPRSRTPFLALLRSATTSEAGALLLRQFVTRALLARIAATLDLPDRELRVEAAAAQLVGLALLRYVVRVEPLASASDDEVVALVAPTVQRYLSP
- a CDS encoding VOC family protein; protein product: MSDAHPSPGVWPALRAQDAPGMIRFLVGLGFEETARHGEGGRVDHAQLDWPEGGGVMLGSVREDPDDAWPAPPGSAAVYVVTADPDAVAERARGLGAAVRGPVEQDYGSREVAVRDPEGGLWSFGTYAGEPRRPATSGPAQGDR
- a CDS encoding helix-turn-helix domain-containing protein yields the protein MEPVSELVRWRPPAPLRHLAGAASGWREAGGGPGRHRGLPSPALTVILTLDEPLHLAEHPDPRDPPGAYEGLLGGLHTRPALVVHDGRQSGVQLELDPLGARAVLGLPAGALAGRDVHAEDVLGPRARRLRERLGEAPDWPARFAVLQRWLAAAPPAEPSPEVRRAWALLRRSGGRTSVAALCADVGWGERHLRARFRAEVGLSPKQAGRVVRFDRARRLLQRPGAGSVAEVAARCGYADQAHLARDFRELAGAPPTRWLADERAGGALRSVQDAAGAGAPGSTA
- a CDS encoding ABC transporter ATP-binding protein — its product is MMNYERGPAVRVRGLRVVRGGREVLPGLDLEVPRGSVTGLLGPSGCGKSTLLRAVVGVQLVAGGTVQVLGRPAGDPDLRRRVAYVTQAPSVYPDLTVGENLRYVAALLGAPAGDVERVAGEVGLDARLDDRVQRLSGGQRSRVSLAAALLGAPELLVLDEPTVGLDPVLRRELWSLFHRLAGQGRTLLVSSHVMDEAERCDRLLLMRDGRLLAEDAPGALRRRTGTATVEDAFLALLERDLAGAGR
- a CDS encoding ABC transporter permease, which translates into the protein MSATTATAGRVLTQVRHDHRTLALLLVVPAVLMGLLAWVYADTPEVFDRVGPGLLGVFPLVVMFLVTSVATLRERTGGTLERLMTLPLGKGAFVGGYALAFGLLAAAQALVVSALALTVYGLDVAGPVWAVVGVAVLDALLGTALGLLVSAFAASEFQAVQFMPAVVLPQLLLSGLLQPVDRLPGALEAVAHLLPMTYAVEAMGAIARSGVDGEVLLDAAVVGGAALLALVAGAATLRRRTA
- a CDS encoding helix-turn-helix transcriptional regulator produces the protein MSTSARMLQLLSLLQTHRYWPGTELADRLEVSPRTLRRDVDRLRGLGYPVRSERGSGGGYQLQAGAALPPLLLDDEEAVAIAVGLATAAGGSVAGIEESAVRALAKVVQVMPPRLRRRADALRSATSTLVPSGPTVDAAALTALAQACRDAERVRFAYEPRGRPAAARHVEPHRLVALGRRWYLLAWDVERHDWRSFRVDRLRDPLPTGARFRPREVPGGDPAAFVRASFDALPTRYDVRVLVRAPGDEVRRAVSRWGQVEDVDAGSCRVRMGVDDLQWPLMLLAGVGAPFTVEGPDELTALVGRTADLFAASAA